A window of Euwallacea similis isolate ESF13 chromosome 10, ESF131.1, whole genome shotgun sequence contains these coding sequences:
- the LOC136411465 gene encoding E3 ubiquitin-protein ligase ZNRF1, giving the protein MGAKLSTTTEGSQSPRTRAFSTSSSTEVVTNPGFRFMRSLGMENDRQRARSLSSVPDLHGSSASESHHTENGGPNLGEASMTGSPGADTDSSVGEEGAHGGLIGHAAAAALTRVYAAHSLPGHIWSLNGIKCPVCSKFVVPDDIECHLVMCLTKPRLSYNEDVLTDDKGECVICLEELSQGDIIARLPCLCIYHKSCIDQWFEVNRSCPEHPGD; this is encoded by the exons ATGGGGGCTAAACTGAGCACTACAACTGAGGGGTCACAGAGCCCCAGAACTAGGGCTTTTTCAACCAGCAGCAGCACTGAGGTGGTTACCAACCCAGGATTTAGATTTATGCGTTCTTTGGGTATGGAGAATGACAGACAAAGGGCCAG GTCTTTGTCCAGTGTCCCGGACTTGCATGGAAGCTCGGCTTCTGAGTCTCACCACACAGAGAATGGGGGTCCCAATTTGGGAGAGGCATCGATGACTGGAAGTCCTGGAGCAGACACAGACAGCAGCGTGGGGGAGGAAGGTGCCCATGGGGGCCTGATCGGGCATGCAGCCGCTGCAGCCCTCACTAGGGTCTATGCAGCCCACTCTTTGCCTGGACACATATGGAGCTTAAATG GTATTAAATGTCCGGTGTGTAGCAAATTCGTCGTTCCAGATGACATTGAATGCCATCTAGTAATGTGCCTCACAAAACCCCGCCTTTCATACAACG AAGACGTGTTGACGGACGACAAAGGCGAGTGCGTGATTTGTCTGGAGGAGCTCAGCCAAGGTGACATTATTGCCAGGTTGCCATGCCTTTGTATATATCATAAATC GTGTATAGACCAGTGGTTCGAGGTGAACAGATCTTGCCCAGAACATCCGGGGGACTAG